One region of Sebaldella sp. S0638 genomic DNA includes:
- a CDS encoding lipopolysaccharide assembly protein LapB — protein MLKTLIFKEIRYDDNIEESLKLYKAKVINNSKDIEALQNLATIYHALKKDKEAISIYEQLVKLKPDDFEMRAFLGYLYYEVNDLDKAEENLNIALNYDPMEPFILFLLGNIHSRKGEIIKAIENYEFAIFLDLDIYIAHIDFARKYENMGRFNRAIEEYKAAYDIDSRDEALKEKIAELEKECRNC, from the coding sequence ATGTTAAAGACATTAATATTTAAAGAGATCAGATATGATGATAATATAGAAGAATCATTGAAACTATATAAAGCAAAAGTAATCAATAATTCTAAGGATATTGAAGCACTGCAGAATTTAGCTACAATCTATCACGCACTAAAAAAGGATAAGGAAGCTATAAGCATATATGAACAGCTTGTTAAGCTAAAGCCTGATGACTTTGAAATGCGGGCATTTTTAGGTTACTTATATTATGAAGTGAATGATTTGGATAAAGCAGAGGAAAATTTGAACATAGCATTAAATTATGACCCTATGGAGCCTTTTATATTATTTCTTTTAGGAAATATACACTCAAGAAAAGGTGAGATCATTAAGGCAATAGAGAATTATGAATTTGCAATTTTCCTTGATCTTGACATATATATTGCACATATAGATTTTGCAAGAAAATATGAAAATATGGGAAGATTTAACAGAGCGATAGAGGAATATAAAGCAGCATACGATATAGATTCGAGAGATGAGGCTCTGAAAGAAAAAATAGCTGAACTGGAAAAAGAATGTCGAAATTGTTAA
- a CDS encoding NAD(P)H-dependent oxidoreductase subunit E → MEDINELINNYLLIQKDNADLFDVLHFVQSKIGCIPKDTQEYIAWKMSLEFSEVSEIVEISSFFLEKKAPVTVTVCSGPGCTMKGSMELLEVISRKMGVDLNEENDGVYLTVKNCFKACSYGVNIEVNGELFHNVTVSTLDRVLEKIKFY, encoded by the coding sequence ATGGAAGATATAAATGAACTAATTAACAATTATCTGTTAATACAAAAAGATAATGCCGATTTATTTGATGTTTTGCACTTTGTACAATCAAAAATAGGCTGTATACCGAAAGATACACAAGAATATATTGCCTGGAAAATGTCTCTTGAATTTTCTGAAGTTAGTGAAATTGTGGAAATTTCGAGTTTTTTTCTGGAAAAGAAAGCTCCGGTAACTGTCACTGTATGCTCAGGTCCGGGTTGTACAATGAAAGGGAGCATGGAATTACTTGAAGTAATTTCCCGAAAAATGGGAGTGGATCTAAACGAGGAAAATGATGGTGTTTATTTGACTGTGAAAAATTGTTTTAAGGCATGCAGTTATGGTGTAAATATAGAGGTTAACGGAGAACTGTTCCATAATGTAACAGTTTCTACACTGGACAGAGTACTGGAGAAAATAAAATTTTACTAA